The Paramormyrops kingsleyae isolate MSU_618 chromosome 20, PKINGS_0.4, whole genome shotgun sequence genome contains the following window.
CCAAGACTGGCTGTGGTTCCTCAGGCAAACACCTAGACCCACGGCTCGGGTCTTAaatccggggtgggggggttcggcCGTCGGGGGGTGGGCTGGTGGTGGCGAGTTCAGGCtaccccctcccagctcccctccAGCCCCATTTCCTGGCCACATATGAGGCAATTGTGGTTGGCAAgcagcagtggaaatgtgtgtgacatcacaggctGCTGGCTCCAGGGCTCATCGAGTGCCGAGCGAAGTCAACAGGAGCAAATGAAAGGGAAGAAGCATCCCAACCAGACGAGAACTGAACAGGCAGCCATAGCAGCATTCCGGAAATTTCCCCCAGCAACATCGTCCCGGCGTCTGCTACACGTAGGCCAGGTTGCTGCAgcgatgcggggggggggggggggggggggagaccttTCACCTGGGTGGGCGGCACCTCGTCCTGCGTCTGGCATCAACTCGGCACGAGTTCTTCGCACCTCCTGCCCACCCGTGGCTAATGGGGGCCAACCGGACGGTTCCTCACCAGCTGAGCCTCCTGTCTAGTCACATCCCACGCTCTGCAAGTCTCCTCCCTCCctcgagggggtgggggggggggggttagcattCAGTCAGCGGAATTTTGTGGTTGGACCTGGGGCCCATGGACCGAGATCTTTAGATGGGAGCATCATAATCCTCCAGGAAGTTCTGCAGAGACTGTGGTAGCTGCTCCCTCTTGCTGGAGACATCCAGGTGCCCATTGACAGTCTTGCGGCACAGGTGCTGCAGAGAGGACATGCTGGTGGTGAGCGGCCGCAGCAGCTCCAGTGGGATCTTCTCCATGCCCGTGTGGATGAAGTAGGTGCTGCGAGGTCCCGCCTCGGAGGTCATGTAGTGGTGCACCAGCTTGAGCACGCAGTCGAAGCTGGGGGCAGGCGATGACCCCATGGGTTCCGTCTGCAGGAAGAAGGAGGTGCCGTCGAATTGGATGCGCAAGTTCTTAGTGCCCGACGCAGTCTTGACGCTTAGCGTGAAGAGGTGTCGGTTGTCCGAACTGTCCCGCACCAGAAAGGTGCCGGCAGGTTCCGCACTGAGGAGCCCGTTGGCGTCCTTGCCATCGACGGCACCCCAGTAGAAGCCGCTCTCCTTCAGTTTGTGCACGGCCTTCAGAACCAGCTGGTACTCGGGCCCCGAGCTGAACATC
Protein-coding sequences here:
- the socs3b gene encoding suppressor of cytokine signaling 3b, which produces MVTYSKLEPAMSSSPFDTGARLQHHRYKMFSSGPEYQLVLKAVHKLKESGFYWGAVDGKDANGLLSAEPAGTFLVRDSSDNRHLFTLSVKTASGTKNLRIQFDGTSFFLQTEPMGSSPAPSFDCVLKLVHHYMTSEAGPRSTYFIHTGMEKIPLELLRPLTTSMSSLQHLCRKTVNGHLDVSSKREQLPQSLQNFLEDYDAPI